In Gossypium hirsutum isolate 1008001.06 chromosome D06, Gossypium_hirsutum_v2.1, whole genome shotgun sequence, one genomic interval encodes:
- the LOC107900395 gene encoding cytochrome c6, chloroplastic encodes MEILSAVSPCSYVPRCLLVKGNANQAPSKLKHVEQVKIPHFKNMFPPLVAAFVALSPICNTPAIAQSVDIQRGATLFGQACIGCHDGGGNIIQPGATLFTKDLERNGVVTEDDIYRITYYGKGRMPGFGESCTPRGQCTFGPRLKEDEIKLLAEFVKLQADQGWPNVASNGD; translated from the exons ATGGAGATTCTTTCTGCAGTGTCTCCTTGCAGCTACGTCCCTCGTTGTCTCCTTGTAAAG GGTAATGCAAATCAAGCTCCTTCAAAGCTCAAACATGTCGAACAAGTTAAAATACCGCATTTCAAGAACATGTTTCCACCTCTTGTTGCTGCATTCGTGGCCTTATCTCCTATCTGCAACACCCCAG CTATTGCACAAAGCGTAGATATACAGAGAGGGGCCACATTGTTTGGACAGGCCTGTATTGGATGTCATGATGGAGGTGGAAACATAATTCAACCA GGTGCAACACTCTTTACAAAGGACCTAGAAAG GAATGGGGTTGTCACTGAAGACGATATATACCGTATCACATACTATGGCAAGGGAAGAATGCCT GGGTTTGGCGAGAGCTGCACGCCGAGGGGACAATGCACATTTGGACCACGTTTGAAGGAAGATGAAATCAAGCTCTTGGCTGAGTTTGTGAAGTTACAGGCTGATCAAGGGTGGCCAAATGTAGCAAGTAATGGGGATTGA